Proteins encoded in a region of the Perca fluviatilis chromosome 6, GENO_Pfluv_1.0, whole genome shotgun sequence genome:
- the LOC120560236 gene encoding calcium release-activated calcium channel protein 1-like: MCFLIDSGGVSCCRKFPQSCGVCFVSFVFNLCRRELTPCACFPAPPACLPEPPPAAQDPDCNFICLGQTLGMSLNEHSLQALSWRKLYLSRAKLKATSRTSALLSGFAMVAMVEVQLERDHDYPPGLLIAFSACTTVLVAVHLFALMVSTCILPNLEAVSNVHNLNSVHESPHERMHRHIELAWAFSTVIGTLLFLTEVMLLCWVKFLPLRSSKDGNNTISSGEAAAIASTCIMVPFGLVFIVFAIHFYRTLVSHKTDRQIRELEQVIQLQNQLDHRPENEDLKPPIHFA, encoded by the exons ATGTGTTTCCTGATAGACAGTGGGGGGGTCAGCTGTTGCAGAAAGTTTCCACAGAGTTGTGGAGTTTgttttgtgagttttgtgtttaATCTCTGCAGAAGGGAGCTAACTCCCTGCGCGTGCTTCCCCGCCCCCCCTGCCTGCCTCCCCGAGCCCCCTCCCGCGGCTCAGGACCCGGATTGTAACTTTATTTGTCTCGGACAAACTTTGGGAATGAGTTTGAACGAGCACTCACTGCAGGCGCTGTCATGGAGGAAGCTGTACCTGAGCCGGGCCAAGCTCAAAGCCACCAGCCGAACTTCGGCGCTGCTTTCCGGCTTCGCGATG GTTGCCATGGTGGAGGTGCAGCTGGAGCGTGACCACGACTACCCCCCCGGGCTGCTGATTGCCTTCAGCGCGTGCACCACGGTGCTGGTGGCCGTGCACCTGTTCGCCCTGATGGTCAGCACCTGCATCCTGCCCAACCTGGAGGCCGTCAGCAACGTGCACAACCTCAACTCCGTGCACGAGTCTCCGCACGAGCGCATGCACCGCCACATCGAGCTGGCCTGGGCCTTCTCCACGGTGATCGGCACGCTGCTCTTCCTCACagag gtgatGCTGCTCTGCTGGGTGAAGTTCTTACCGCTGCGGAGCAGCAAGGATGGGAACAACACCATCAGCTCTGGCGAGGCGGCCGCCATCGCCTCCACCTGCATCATGGTGCCGTTCGGCCTCGTCTTCATCGTGTTCGCCATCCACTTCTACCGCACGCTCGTCAGCCACAAAACAGACCGGCAGATCCGCGAGCTGGAGCAGGTGATCCAGCTCCAGAACCAGCTGGACCACCGGCCGGAGAACGAGGACCTGAAGCCACCCATCCACTTTGCTTAA